TATAATTAGTGAACTATGTCTAATGGGCGGTTTTATTCGTGAAAGAGAGGATTGAATGGTATGTTCGGAAGAGATATCGGCATTGATTTGGGTACTGCAAATGTGTTAATTCATGTAAAAGGTCGAGGAATCGTTCTCGATGAACCATCTGTAGTTGCAATAGATAAAGTAACAGGTAAGGCGTTAGCAGTAGGAGAAGAAGCACGTCGAATGGTCGGTCGAACACCTGGTAATATTGTTGCGATCCGTCCTTTGCGTGATGGCGTTATTGCTGATTTTGATGTAACAGAATCCATGTTGAAATATTTTATAGATAAAGTAAATGTGAAGGGCTTCTTATCTAAGCCTCGTGTGCTTATTTGTTGCCCGACAAATATTACATCAGTTGAACAGAAAGCTATCCGTCAAGCAGCTGAGAAGAGTGGCGGTAAAAGGGTGTTTTTAGAAGAAGAGCCGAAGGTAGCGGCAATTGGCGCAGGAATGGATATTTTTCAACCGAGCGGTAATATGGTCGTTGATATCGGTGGCGGTACAACAGATGTAGCCGTATTATCAATGGGTGATATTGTAACAGCTTCTTCAATTAAGATGGCTGGAGATAAGTTTGATTCTGAAATATTAAATTACATTAAAAAAGAATATAAGCTTCTAATTGGTGAACGGACTGCTGAAGAGATTAAGATTCAAGTGGCAACAGTGTTTCCAAATTCACGAAATGAAGAAATTGATATTCGTGGACGTGATATGGTATCTGGGTTACCGCGGACAGTGACAGTAGGATCAAAAGAAATTGAACAGGCGTTACATGAACCTGTGTCATTGATCGTACAAGCA
This region of Bacillus solimangrovi genomic DNA includes:
- a CDS encoding rod shape-determining protein, producing the protein MFGRDIGIDLGTANVLIHVKGRGIVLDEPSVVAIDKVTGKALAVGEEARRMVGRTPGNIVAIRPLRDGVIADFDVTESMLKYFIDKVNVKGFLSKPRVLICCPTNITSVEQKAIRQAAEKSGGKRVFLEEEPKVAAIGAGMDIFQPSGNMVVDIGGGTTDVAVLSMGDIVTASSIKMAGDKFDSEILNYIKKEYKLLIGERTAEEIKIQVATVFPNSRNEEIDIRGRDMVSGLPRTVTVGSKEIEQALHEPVSLIVQAAKSVLEQTPPELSADIIDKGVILTGGGALLHGIDQLLADQLKVPVFVAENPMDCVAMGTGIMLENIDKLPKKKLG